One genomic region from Rhinoraja longicauda isolate Sanriku21f chromosome 8, sRhiLon1.1, whole genome shotgun sequence encodes:
- the LOC144596194 gene encoding inhibin beta B chain-like, whose amino-acid sequence MRLLCLSGACLLVTLVSGGSTPAPGAVGSSPPFTPSSCTTCGVGQRDEPRNADAVFLEAVKRHILNRLQMKERPNITHPVPKAAMVTALRKLHAGKVKEDGRMEIPNLDGHATSVSRKDLQEQTSEIISFAETDELAPSKSRLYFLISNEGNQNLFVQQANLWLYLKMLPSKAAAKGTRRKVRVKVFFQETGSSGKWASVEKRVDLKRSSWHTFPLTEPIQAHLQRGERRHDLEVHCDGCHSLAVTPTLVDSADESHRPFLVVQARTLDSKHRIRKRGLECDGRTDLCCRQQFYIDFRLIGWNDWIIAPTGYYGNYCEGNCPAYMAGAPGSASSFHTAVVNQYRMRGMSPGSMNSCCIPTKLSTMSMLYFDDEYNIVKRDVPNMIVEECGCA is encoded by the exons ATGAGGCTTTTATGTTTGAGCGGCGCCTGTCTGCTGGTGACCCTGGTGTCTGGTGGATCCACGCCGGCCCCTGGCGCCGTCGGCAGCTCGCCCCCCTTCACTCCCAGCTCCTGCACAACTTGCGGCGTCGGCCAGCGGGACGAGCCCCGCAATGCTGACGCGGTCTTCTTGGAAGCCGTCAAGCGGCACATCTTGAACCGGCTGCAGATGAAGGAGAGACCCAACATCACCCACCCGGTCCCCAAGGCTGCGATGGTCACGGCGCTGAGGAAGTTACACGCAGGGAAAGTCAAAGAGGACGGCAGGATGGAAATCCCCAACTTGGACGGCCACGCCActtcggtctccaggaaagaccTGCAGGAGCAAACTTCAGAGATCATCAGCTTTGCCGAAACAG ATGAGCTGGCGCCGTCTAAATCACGCCTGTACTTTCTGATCTCGAACGAGGGGAACCAAAACCTCTTTGTCCAGCAGGCCAACTTGTGGCTCTACTTGAAAATGCTCCCGTCCAAAGCTGCTGCGAAGGGCACCAGGCGCAAAGTGAGAGTGAAGGTCTTCTTCCAGGAAACCGGGAGCTCGGGCAAATGGGCATCGGTGGAGAAGAGGGTGGACCTGAAGAGGAGCAGTTGGCACACTTTCCCCTTGACCGAGCCCATCCAGGCTCACTTGCAGAGGGGCGAGAGGAGGCACGACCTGGAGGTTCACTGCGATGGGTGCCACAGTCTGGCAGTGACCCCCACCTTGGTGGACAGCGCGGACGAGTCTCACAGACCCTTCCTGGTGGTGCAGGCGAGGACCCTGGACTCCAAGCACCGAATCCGCAAGCGGGGCTTGGAGTGCGACGGCAGGACCGACCTCTGCTGCCGGCAGCAGTTTTACATTGACTTCAGACTCATCGGCTGGAATGACTGGATTATCGCGCCGACGGGTTACTACGGCAACTACTGCGAGGGGAACTGCCCGGCTTACATGGCAGGGGCCCCCGGCTCAGCCTCGTCCTTCCACACGGCCGTGGTGAACCAGTACAGGATGCGAGGCATGAGCCCGGGCTCCATGAACTCCTGCTGCATCCCCACCAAACTCAGCACCATGTCCATGCTCTACTTCGACGACGAGTACAATATCGTCAAGAGGGACGTGCCCAACATGATCGTGGAAGAGTGTGGCTGTGCATGA